atttgatacacataaacatcacaaAATATCAGCAAGGTTcattattagaaggtatggtgtttaggttggatttaattggaattattgataggatggattgattattgcagaccaccaatatgATAGATTATTGTTATAAAATAACCCTATTATCAAAGGGTTAGTTCTGATTTCTATCATGTTACTAAGAATTTGACTATCATTTTGTTATCTTGACGATTAGAAGGTGAACGATTTTAAggaacaataaactaaaaagataaGTTATTTATATGCATGAGGTGATATAAAGTAAACTAAAACATTCTAtaaacataaattttcaatatGTTTTTATATATtcccgtgcaactttgcacgggttttaaactagtaataataataataataataatacgccataCGATATCTACAagatatgtcaaaattaaaagaACGCGTAACATTTTGTTTATTTTCGTGTTTGGGCCCCTAGAAATGCGAACAATATCCGTCCGCTCATGGGCCTGTGAAAAATGCTCTCATTATGACATGATATTTGGTGAATTGCCATGTTTTTACCATACTAGGGATTCAACTATACCTGAAATTCTTGGTTCAATGACTGTGCAGGGTGGACTGGTATTGGGGCCATCAGCACTAGGACATGTACCCAAAATAGCAAGGGAACTATTCCCTCAAAGAGGACAGATAACAATGGAAACCATAGCAACCTTTGGGCTAACCGTCTTCCTCTTTTCAATGGGGGTGAAGATGGATTCAAGCCTGATGTTCAGGCCAGAGAAAGCCGCCGTCACAATAGCTGTTTCCCTCCTGGTTTTTACTTTTATAATCCCTTTACTCATAGTCTTCCTCTTCTTTATGAACCTCAACCTCGAACCACAGCTCAAACAATCTTTGCCATTATTGGTCAGTTCCCAGACTTTGGTGGCCTTCCCGGCCATTGCTTGTATCCTGGCCGAACTCAAAATTTTCAACACGGAGGTGGGCCGTCTGGCTGTTGCCGTCTCCATGTTCTATGATGTTCTAGCCCTGGGCCTTTGTGCAATTGGGTTCTCGTTCGCTGAGACTATGCACCAAGGCGTCTCAAAATCAGTAGCAGCGGTACTGTCTGTCTTCGGTTTGATCTTCGGGATTGTGATCCTTGTTCGGTTCGTGTTACTGCGATTTTTGGCGTCGGAGAAAGAGACTAGTCCACTGGATAGTTCTTCACAATCGACCGGACCATGTCCTGCAAACGAGGTACATGTGACTGCTATCATTGTGATGTTGTTGTTATCAACCCTAGCTAGTGAGATGATAGGGCAACATTATTTTTTAGGGCCTATGATATTGGGGTTGGCCGTACCAAATGCATCGCCTCTTGGGGCGGCAGTTGTGTCAAAGTTCGACACATTTGTGTCGGGTTTGCTATACCCGACTTTTTTGGCTATAAGTGGACTCAAAACGGATATCTACCATGTTAGCATCAAGCAAACACAAACAGCAGCCATTGTTGTCCTTTCCGGAGTAGTAATTAAGATTGTGGCTGTAGTAATACCTGCCATTTATGAAGATGTACCTTTCCAAGAAGCCTTTGTTCTTAGCCTTGTCATGAATGCAAGGGGTCTGAATGAGCTCGTCATCTACAATTTGGTTTTAGAAGATCAGGTATGAAGTCAAAGATTTTGCTTGAGACAGAAAATTAATTTAAGTTTACATATGCACATTGAAAAGTTCACACAAATAAATAACATTACTGAATGCTTCAATTACACCCATCGTATGCGGCAGGATAGGGGGTCAGATGTATACAACACTACCTTTGCGTTAGGACACATCATTGAAAGAGGCGTGTTTGCCTCAAACAATGGTGAGATTcgataataaatataaaaatttaaGAAAACACACAATCGCGTGTATATTATAGCAGTCACGCCGTGACTGGCCATGGCATATCACCATTTGGAGATTTTGTTTACCTTCCACAACATCTTTTGTATCTATTATGTGTCTCAGGTTAAAGTTTTTCTTTTTTTATGAAATCACACGTTAAAGTTTTTCTAATCTTGTGCCAACCATCCAAATAAAGTGCTAACCTGACCCAAAATAAtaatcttatttttattttttgcgcTTTATTTCAAAAATAAGATTCAAGAACACCTATGTTTCCAAATGACACATAATGAAAAACGCGGTAGCTCTTTTACCCTATTTGCTCCCCCTGGAGAAAGGCCATGGCAGGTGAGAACAATTAAAGCACAGTCGCCGTGAATATATATATACCTTCCTACAAAAGTTAATAAGTGCCAGTGTGTTACTCATGAAACTAAATAGAACGGAGCACGTGAGCAACTATATCACTTACCGAGTTACATGCTTGTGTATTTCCATTCTTATAGCTGCTTTTCATATGCGTAGCTAACTTGAATCTTGATCAACTACAGAAAATATCAGAAGAGCAGTTCACGCTAATGGTCATCTCTGTTGTATTAGTGACTGCAACAAtaactccatttattaaattcTTATATCATCCTTCAAGGAAGTTCAATCCAATGCGAAAGCTGACCATTCAACACCACAAGAAAGACACTGAGCTCCGAATTGTCGCCTGCATACACCAACAAGACGAGGTTCCTACGATCGTTAACCTCCTCGAGGCAACTAATGCTTCTGTAGAAACTCCGGTTTCAGTCATGGTAGTTGTTTTGGTGGAGGTTGTTGGAAGCTCGGCCGCGATGCTCTTATCTTACCGGCCCCACCGCACCCTTGAACCATGCATCTCAACAAACAATCACATTTCCAACGCTTTCATGCAATATGAGAGACAAAATCCAGGCTATGTCTCAGTCCAGGTGTTCACCAACATGTCTCATTTGGGTGCCATGCATGATGATATTTCCAGGCtggcagctgacaaaagagctaACTTCTTAATCCTGCCATTCCACAAGCAATGGGCCATAGATGGGTCCATTGCAAATATTAACCGGCCCATTAGGGCAATGAACCGGAAGCTAATGGAGTGGGCCCCATGCTCACTTGGGATTCTCATTGACCGAGGACCGGTCAGGGGATCACTCTCCATTCTCAATACCCGTTCCACGTACCGGGTTGCAGTGCTCTTTATAGGTGGAAGTGATGACATAGAATCCTTAGCCTATGGAGCTAGAATGGTAAGGCACGAGAGAGTTGAAGTCACGGTCATCCGGTTCCTTCTCTTGGGCCGGGATAACTCAAGAGACagaaaacatgggagtgaaaccATTGCCGACTATAGGCGAGCAAGTGCCGGGAACGAGCGGTTCAAGTACCTTGAAGAACTAGTCAAGGATGGAGTAGGGTTAGCTGAAAGTATTAGAAATATGGATAATATCTATGATTTGATAATTGTGGGAAAAAATCATGAAAACTCACCGATTTTATTTGGGCTACACGAATGGAGTGAGTGTCCTGAGCTTGGGGTAATTGGTGACTTGCTAGCCTCCTCTGATGCTGAGACCACAGCATCTGTGCTGGTTATACAGCAGCAACATTTGGCAGGTAGCACAAGTGGGGCCGCTTATTTTCAGACTGATCGGGATATGTTCATACACGATGAACCGATCTACGATGAACCGAGAAGCGGTCGCTCTTCTAATGTGTCAATCTCAATATCCATAGATGGTAGCAACAGATGAGGGACAGAAACTGTATATAAATTAGTTAACCAAATAGAAGGTTAGTGTGTAAGTGTAACTAACCTAGAAAGTAGAGTAATAGAATTGAACTTGTATCTTGAAATCTTCAGCTGGATGTAGTAGCATCTCTTGAAACTTGTATCAAATGTCTGATTGAGAGCCTCTCCTCATCAACATGGGAGTCCTCAGGCGTAAATCTTCAAAGATGTCTGAATCTCCACGTCAACTTCAAAAGAAAATTCTCGAGTACACTAGATGTACCACGTCATTGTTCACTCTAATCATTGAGATTACTTTTTTCCCCCCACGATTCTGTTTCCCTATTTCTGAGAAATTCTACCCCACATCTACGATATTAATTTTCTCATTGGTAAGTTCAGAATTTAAGATAATGGGATATGCCAGATGTGCCAAAGAATTTTTCACTTACGAAACTCTGGTAACCGGAGACCTCTTACCACAGTTTACATTTCACAGTGAATGATTGGTTTCATTAATGGCAAGTTTTATAAGCATAGCATTAAAACAGTGAATGATTGGTTTCATGCAGGGTTGAGGGAAATAATTAAAGAGGAATAAAAGTGAATCAAAATTTTATTTAACAGCAATTTAAGTTGAAACTTAGTATGTAACAGAGTACCTGCATGGCTGCACTCATTTTTCTGTGGTCCATGGCACTTTCTTTGTGCCATGATATTACGTATGAATGTTACAATAAATATGACGACCTAAACTAGGTTGACAAAAACGTTGCTGGGCCAGAGATATCTTAAGCAATCATATGTTTAGCTCACGGATTTTGGATGTCATTGGTTTTGGTGTCTTCTGAGCTGCTGCAGTCAACAGCAGAACAGCTAGCGGATTCTGAGGCTTGGATGGATGCATCAATGGTCAAATCTGAAGCTTCAGGCAACGATTCAACCTTCCGTGTCTGCAGCCCCGTGTAGCGTGCCAAATCAATCCATTGCTGCAGCAAAAAATGAAACATTTTTAATGCCAGACAGTTGGCAGCCCTAGCAAGAGACTAATGAACTTAAGCAAGCAGAAACACAAAAAGTATTCAAAGCAAATGCTTAGTAGGCACATCTATAATCATGAACCATCAGCGTAGCTCAGAACATCTTCATAAGGACATACACAAAAATTAAAAGACTAAACTAGATCCACAAGTCTATAAGCACGGTATATACATAATATATAGGAAGTCCAAGTCATTCACTAGACTAGCAGATGGCAAAGAATACTGACCTGGGTTCCCCAGTAGGAATTGATAACCCTTGCAATAAATGAGATTGAGTTCACAAAAAGTGTTTGAGAAGGCAGAAGCTCAGATATACGATGCTCGATTACACCTGCAATGACCTGTAAGCAGGCCATAATCTCATTAACAAGTAAAATACAAAAGGACAGATGTTGAAGGAACAAACTTTGAAATGATGATAACTCGAAAGCAGCTAGATCAAAGTCACTATGAACATAATGAGGGAACTTTACCTGGTATCGCAGATTTGCTGACGTTCCAAGGAAGCAACTGTAGACCAATGCAGTTTTCAGGATGGGGGATCTTCTTAATTTCTGGTCGGTATCCAGAGCTGGATTCAGGTATTTACGTGCAGAAAAAAGGATATTTGAAGATGCCACGGCACCGATGCTAGAAACAAATCCAACACCGGCAAGTTTCAGACCACCAATAAGCACTGACGCCACTCGGTGACTTAAATCCCAGCTCTTGCCAGCAGGAGTCTTTTGAAAGGCATTATCGGGAATGGATCCCAATAGACCTTTTAAAGAATCTATACCGTCAGACATACCCATCTCATCACCAGAAGATAGAAAAGATATAGTTGGCGCAGGTAGCCACACAGTAAAAAAGTCCACTACAGCTCCCCTGAGTGTGTCAGTAATGACATAGTCAAGTTCGAGGAAAAAGTTTTCTTTGCGCTTCTCATACTGTGCCACCAGGGTTGTGGTTAAAGATATAGTTTCTTCGATTGCTAATCTGTGTAGAAAGTTTGGATCTGCTAATAACCTTTCTCTGAAACCCTGCATGGATGTCAAGTTACAGTGAGCCGGGATCAACTTTGAAGAACTACGAAGTCTTAATGCTTATATGATACTCCGTATATAGCATCATAACATAAGAAAGCTATATGCTTTTACATAGGGAATGGATTCAGTCTAATATGTTACCTGAAAGCGATGAGTAAGTTCTGATATCATGGGATATCGTTCCAGATTGAAGAAGTTTTCTAGCACCTCTGGTGACACAAGACCAAGATCAAGTCCTCTTTGGAGATCCTGGCAGGATATCAAGATAATTATATTATAGTTAAGGTAAAAGAATAATGCTTGGATAGCAAAAAACACATGATCCTGTTGATAACTTGCTTGTTATAAAAGGCCACAGATTTCACATTCTTGAACCAGTCGATCATGAGAAGTTGTCAGTTTGAACCAGTATTTTTAACGAATTGAAGTAGATGACCATGAAAATCTAAAAATTTCCAGGATAAATAAAATCAAAAGACACTCATTGAAAGATAACAGCATCTCAAGTCTCCTTGTTGATTCATGAAACAAAAGCTGACATTAGATCATAGGGTATACTGACTATACTCTACTACCCGTGTCTCATTGAAAACTACAACAAGATATGATCTCGCTGATCATAATAAGAGAATAAAGTAGTCAATAAACCAGTATCTAAGATTCCTTCAGAAAAATGACAGCATGCAGTAGATTGGTGCTCTCTATATAAAAAGGATTCAGCTTAAGCGTTCAAACAAGTAAAAAGCATCTGTTTTCATTTCCGAAATTTCTGGTTTTAAGTTCCATTTCATTCAAAATGATTGTCTTGTTTTTTACAGAAGCAGCAGTCATTGCATTATGTACGAGCCAACATAACATCACGATCTTGTAAATATCAGTAATTCAAATTCAGATGACCCCATACCAGACAAGCAAGTTTGCAAACTATTTCTGGCAGTACCATGATGGTTATCAAATTGCTAAAAAGGACGGAGTTCGAGGATAATAAAGGATCTCTATGAATTCTAAAAATTCCAGTGTATTTAGCAGCATCTAGAGCATCTTATCGAATCTGAGAAATATCCGCAGATAACTCATTCCATACACCTCAAGGACAATAGAGTGTCGCGCAAAGCTCCATAAACACCAGATAGCACGTTGTCGAAATTGGAAAGTTGATTAACATTTAAAACTAAAGAAAAACTTAATAAGCCAGAGTTTGCTACAGCACTGACTCGTCGCCACTCGCGACTAGGCATAATGGATTGACATCACTCAATTTTGAAGGTGACTTTTTAGTGGGAGCACCCCACAcacacaagaattaagaaaggtATTTCTTGTCAGAGTAG
The Silene latifolia isolate original U9 population chromosome 11, ASM4854445v1, whole genome shotgun sequence genome window above contains:
- the LOC141612319 gene encoding cation/H(+) antiporter 15-like, encoding MGIPRMNSIGLKNETVVCHNPTKITSEGIWNGMNPLSSSVPLLLAQLILITLTSKAVEFLLRPLGQASIVAQIVGGLVLGPSALGHVPKIARELFPQRGQITMETIATFGLTVFLFSMGVKMDSSLMFRPEKAAVTIAVSLLVFTFIIPLLIVFLFFMNLNLEPQLKQSLPLLVSSQTLVAFPAIACILAELKIFNTEVGRLAVAVSMFYDVLALGLCAIGFSFAETMHQGVSKSVAAVLSVFGLIFGIVILVRFVLLRFLASEKETSPLDSSSQSTGPCPANEVHVTAIIVMLLLSTLASEMIGQHYFLGPMILGLAVPNASPLGAAVVSKFDTFVSGLLYPTFLAISGLKTDIYHVSIKQTQTAAIVVLSGVVIKIVAVVIPAIYEDVPFQEAFVLSLVMNARGLNELVIYNLVLEDQKISEEQFTLMVISVVLVTATITPFIKFLYHPSRKFNPMRKLTIQHHKKDTELRIVACIHQQDEVPTIVNLLEATNASVETPVSVMVVVLVEVVGSSAAMLLSYRPHRTLEPCISTNNHISNAFMQYERQNPGYVSVQVFTNMSHLGAMHDDISRLAADKRANFLILPFHKQWAIDGSIANINRPIRAMNRKLMEWAPCSLGILIDRGPVRGSLSILNTRSTYRVAVLFIGGSDDIESLAYGARMVRHERVEVTVIRFLLLGRDNSRDRKHGSETIADYRRASAGNERFKYLEELVKDGVGLAESIRNMDNIYDLIIVGKNHENSPILFGLHEWSECPELGVIGDLLASSDAETTASVLVIQQQHLAGSTSGAAYFQTDRDMFIHDEPIYDEPRSGRSSNVSISISIDGSNR